A single genomic interval of Scatophagus argus isolate fScaArg1 chromosome 22, fScaArg1.pri, whole genome shotgun sequence harbors:
- the asb13a.1 gene encoding ankyrin repeat and SOCS box protein 13a.1 yields the protein MEVTAARRSFLCDIGFWADRTALHEAASHGRALQLKQLIESGASVNMVTVDNITPLHEACIKAHPVCARLLLEAGAQVDVRTIHGSTPLCHACASGSLECAKLLLEYGAKVNPSLTALTASPLHEACIQGNVEVVKLMIASGAQLEAYDVHFGPPLHIACAKGHVDCVKEVLSAGANVNSVKFHETALHHAARVNMVDMIELLVEFGANVYASDNLGRKAVDYTTPVSPAYTCLTFYESNPLSLQQLCRIAVRMMLGTRASQVIDQLDISRRIHSYLQYCDHPTSLE from the exons ATGGAGGTGACAGCCGCGCGCCGTTCGTTTCTTTGCGACATCG GTTTCTGGGCAGACCGGACTGCCCTGCATGAAGCAGCGTCCCATGGCAGGGCTCTACAACTAAAACAGCTGATAGAAAGTGGAGCATCAGTCAACATGGTGACAGTGGACAACATCACTCCCCTACATGAAGCCTGCATAAAGGCGCATCCTGTCTGTGCCcggctgctgctggaggctggaGCCCAG GTGGATGTGCGGACCATTCACGGCAGCACTCCTCTGTGTCACGCCTGTGCTTCTGGCAGCCTGGAGTGTGCCAAGCTGCTTTTGGAGTACGGGGCCAAAGTTAATCCATCGCTCACAGCTCTCACCGCCTCGCCGCTCCACGAGGCCTGCATACAAG GTAATGTTGAAGTAGTGAAGTTGATGATAGCCAGCGGCGCCCAGCTGGAGGCGTATGACGTCCACTTTGGTCCACCCCTCCACATCGCATGTGCTAAAGGACACGTGGACTGTGTCAAGGAGGTGCTTAGTGCAG GTGCCAATGTGAATTCAGTTAAGTTCCACGAGACAGCTTTACACCACGCAGCACGAGTCAACATGGTGGACATGATCGAGCTGTTGGTGGAGTTTGGAGCCAACGTGTATGCCAGTGATAACCTGGGAAGAAAGGCCGTAGACTACACAACACCTGTGTCTCCTGCTTACACCTGTCTCACGTTTTATGAAA GTAATCCTCTGAGCCTGCAGCAGCTTTGCAGGATTGCAGTGAGGATGATGCTTGGTACCAGAGCCTCACAGGTCATAGATCAGCTGGACATATCCCGCCGCATCCACAGCTACCTCCAGTACTGTGATCATCCCACATCACTAGAGTGA
- the asb13a.2 gene encoding ankyrin repeat and SOCS box protein 13, with the protein MEIENARPYFFGDIGCWAERTEVHKAASLGQASQLQHLIRGGASVNVVAVDSITPLHEACLRGQAECVRLLLDAGAQVDARNVDGSTPLCDACSVGSLECVRLLLDHGAKANPALTSRTASPLHEACMGGNADCVKLLIAMDACLEAYDLYYGTPLHVACANDNTDCVKVLLNAGAKVNAARLHETPLHHAAKNMRAEMIEVLVEFGANIYARDHHDRKPVDYTTPGSPSAACLRFYEATPMSLQQLSRLAVRKKLGTRALKVIGQLHIPKLIISYLSYQ; encoded by the exons ATGGAAATTGAAAATGCTCGGCCATATTTCTTCGGAGATATCG GCTGCTGGGCAGAGAGAACAGAGGTGCACAAGGCAGCGTCCCTCGGCCAGGCCTCCCAGCTGCAACACCTCATCCGGGGCGGTGCTTCGGTCAATGTGGTGGCGGTGGACTCCATCACACCCCTGCATGAGGCCTGCCTCCGCGGACAGGCCGAGTGCGTCCGCCTGCTGCTGGACGCTGGAGCCCAG GTGGATGCGAGGAACGTAGACGGGAGCACCCCGCTGTGTGATGCCTGTTCGGTTGGTAGCTTAGAGTGTGTGAGGCTCTTGCTGGATCATGGCGCCAAGGCCAACCCTGCCCTCACCTCCCGCACTGCTTCGCCCCTGCATGAGGCCTGCATGGGAG gAAATGCAGACTGTGTGAAGCTCCTAATTGCCATGGATGCTTGTTTGGAGGCGTACGACCTTTACTACGGGACCCCGCTGCATGTGGCCTGTGCTAACGATAACACAGACTGCGTTAAAGTGCTGCTCAATGCAG GTGCTAAAGTGAATGCTGCCAGGCTACATGAGACTCCGTTGCACCACGCTGCCAAAAACATGCGAGCTGAAATGATAGAGGTACTGGTGGAGTTTGGGGCCAACATCTACGCCAGAGACCATCACGACAGGAAACCTGTCGATTACACCACGCCAGGCTCTCCGTCCGCAGCCTGCCTGCGGTTTTATGAGG CCACTCCTATgagtctgcagcagctcagcaggttGGCAGTGAGGAAGAAGTTGGGCACCAGAGCTCTGAAGGTCATAGGTCAACTGCATATACCGAAACTCATCATCAGTTACCTGAGCTATCAGTGA
- the gdi2 gene encoding rab GDP dissociation inhibitor beta: MNEEYDVIVLGTGLTECILSGIMSVKGKKVLHMDRNAYYGAESASITPLEDLYKRFNLPGKPPESMGKGRDWNVDLIPKFLMANGQLVRMLLITEVTRYLDFKVVEGSFVYKGGKIYKVPSTETEALASSLMGLFEKRRFKKFLSFIANFDEKDPKTMEDVDPNKTTMRDVFKKFSLGQDVLDFTGHSLALYRTDDYLDQPCIETINRIKLYSESLARYGKSPYLYPLYGLGELPQGFARLSAIYGGTYMLNKPIEEIVIEKGKVVGVKSEGEIARCKQLICDPSYAMDRSTKVGQVIRAICVLSHPIANTGDVNSCQIIIPQNQVNRKHDIYVCMISFAHNVAAQGKYIAIASTTVETSDPEKEIKPALDLLEPIEQKFVSISDQYAPTDMGTDSQIFISRSYDATTHFETTCDDIKDIYRRMTGSDFDFAEMERKKQDIFGDAAE; the protein is encoded by the exons GAATGCATTTTATCAGGCATCATGTCAGTGAAGGGGAAGAAGGTTCTGCACATGGACCGCAACGCCTACTACGGAGCTGAGAGTGCCTCCATCACACCTCTTGAAGAT CTCTACAAGCGCTTCAACCTTCCTGGCAAACCCCCTGAGTCAATGGGAAAAGGCCGGGATTGGAACGTGGACCTCATCCCTAAATTCCTCATGGCCAACG GCCAGCTGGTCCGCATGCTGCTGATCACAGAAGTCACTCGCTACCTGGATTTCAAAGTGGTTGAGGGCAGCTTTGTGTACAAGGGGGGCAAAATCTATAAAGTCCCCTCCACGGAGACTGAGGCTCTGGCATCTA GTTTGATGGGCTTGTTTGAGAAACGGCGCTTCAAAAAGTTCCTGAGCTTCATCGCCAACTTTGACGAGAAAGACCCCAAAACCATGGAAGACGTCGACCCCAACAAGACGACTATGAGGGACGTTTTCAAAAAGTTTAGCTTGGGCCAGGACGTCTTGGACTTCACTGGCCACTCTCTCGCCCTCTACCGCACAGACGA TTACCTGGATCAACCTTGCATTGAAACAATAAACAGGATAAAGCTTTACAGCGAGTCTCTGGCCAGATATGGCAAAAGCCCATACCTCTATCCACTGTACGGCTTGGGAGAGCTGCCTCAAGGGTTTGCCAG GCTGAGTGCCATCTATGGTGGGACGTATATGTTGAACAAACCCATAGAGGAGATTGTGATAGAGAAAGGGAAGGTGGTGGGAGTCAAGTCTGAAGGAGAG ATTGCCAGGTGCAAGCAGCTGATCTGCGATCCCAGCTATGCAATGGATCGCTCCACCAAAGTGGGCCAGGTGATCAGAGCCATCTGCGTCTTGAGTCACCCCATCGCCAACACTGGTGATGTCAACTCTTGCCAGATCATCATACCCCAGAATCAGGTCAACAGGAAGCACG ACATCTACGTTTGTATGATCTCCTTTGCTCACAACGTGGCAGCGCAGGGTAAATATATCGCCATCGCCAGCACCACGGTGGAGACAAGCGACCCTGAAAAGGAGATCAAGCCCGCCCTGGACCTCCTGGAGCCCATCGAGCAGAAGTTTGTCAGCATCAGTGACCAGTATGCACCCACTGACATGGGCACTGACAGCCAG aTTTTCATCTCTCGTTCATATGACGCCACAACTCACTTCGAGACCACCTGTGATGACATCAAGGACATCTACCGGAGGATGACGGGCTCAGACTTTGACTTTGCCGAGATGGAGCGCAAGAAGCAGGACATCTTCGGCGACGCCGCAGAGTAG